The proteins below are encoded in one region of Trichocoleus desertorum ATA4-8-CV12:
- a CDS encoding glycerate kinase has protein sequence MLQNWVAGQIPNSVLQQQLETWLLEDSLRAKAFGINSINVSEAVKVRSHLLQGVYPAIQQFCQHTFRQDSDLLVPLWNLWLPLALELAARHQALGRTLVQGISGGQGTGKTTLAAILTLLLSHLGYRTLSFSLDDLYKTYSDRLRLRANDPRLVWRGPPGTHDVDLGCMVLDQLRHADPSASVQVPRFDKSVFNGAGDRTVPEVVRGVAIVLFEGWFVGARPINPAAFATAPPPIVTEVDRDFAQDMNAKLQDYLPLWAKLDRLMVLHPTDYRLSQQWRRQAEHRMIAAGRSGMSDREINQFVEYFWKALHPELFIQPLTRDPRYVDLVVEINADHSPGRVYRPQDSTLQD, from the coding sequence ATCCTGCAAAATTGGGTAGCAGGACAGATACCGAACTCAGTCTTGCAGCAGCAACTGGAGACTTGGCTTTTAGAAGATTCATTGAGAGCCAAAGCCTTTGGCATTAACTCTATCAATGTCAGCGAGGCTGTCAAGGTGCGATCGCACCTGCTTCAAGGTGTTTATCCAGCAATCCAACAGTTTTGTCAGCACACCTTTCGCCAAGACTCTGACCTTCTAGTTCCCCTATGGAATTTGTGGTTGCCCTTAGCTTTAGAGTTGGCAGCACGCCATCAAGCGTTAGGACGAACCCTCGTGCAGGGAATATCAGGTGGACAGGGAACAGGCAAGACTACTCTAGCCGCGATCTTAACCTTGCTGCTTAGCCACTTAGGGTATCGTACCCTCAGTTTTTCGCTCGACGATCTGTACAAAACTTATTCAGATCGGCTACGCCTCAGAGCTAACGATCCTCGCCTAGTGTGGCGGGGACCACCAGGGACTCACGATGTGGATTTAGGTTGCATGGTTTTAGACCAGCTACGCCATGCTGACCCGTCCGCTTCGGTTCAAGTTCCTCGGTTTGACAAGTCTGTGTTTAACGGAGCAGGGGATAGAACCGTACCAGAGGTAGTCAGAGGTGTTGCAATTGTGCTGTTTGAAGGTTGGTTTGTCGGAGCTCGCCCGATTAACCCAGCAGCATTTGCTACCGCACCACCTCCAATTGTAACCGAAGTAGACCGTGACTTTGCGCAAGATATGAACGCAAAGTTGCAAGATTATCTGCCACTTTGGGCCAAATTAGACCGACTCATGGTGCTTCATCCAACCGATTACCGCCTGAGTCAGCAATGGCGGCGACAAGCGGAACACCGAATGATTGCAGCGGGTAGGAGCGGCATGAGCGATCGCGAGATTAATCAGTTTGTGGAATATTTCTGGAAAGCATTGCATCCTGAGCTATTCATCCAACCACTGACTCGCGATCCCCGCTATGTTGATTTAGTAGTTGAAATTAACGCCGATCATTCGCCGGGTAGGGTCTATCGGCCCCAAGACTCAACACTTCAGGACTAA
- the ispG gene encoding (E)-4-hydroxy-3-methylbut-2-enyl-diphosphate synthase, whose protein sequence is MQTLPTPTTSTASGQTFVDTTIRRRKTRPVQVGNVTIGGGAPVVVQSMINEDTLDIEGSVAAIRRLHEIGCEIVRVTVPSLAHAYALKDIKQKLAETYQPVPLVADVHHNGMKIALEVAKHVDKVRINPGLYVFEKPKADRTEYSQAEFDEIGAKIRETLEPLVISLRDQGKAMRIGVNHGSLAERMLFTYGDTPEGMVESAIEFIQICESLNFHNLVVSLKASRVPVMVAAYRLMAKRMDELGMDYPLHLGVTEAGDGEYGRIKSTAGIAPLLADGIGDTIRVSITEAPEKEIPVCYSILQALGLRKTMVEYVACPSCGRTLFNLEEVLHKVREATKHLTGLDIAVMGCIVNGPGEMADADYGYVGKQPGYISLYRGRDEIKKVPEDQGVTELINLIKADDRWVDP, encoded by the coding sequence ATGCAAACCCTGCCCACGCCAACTACCTCCACCGCCTCCGGTCAAACCTTCGTTGACACCACCATCCGACGCCGCAAAACCCGTCCTGTCCAGGTCGGTAATGTCACGATTGGTGGAGGTGCTCCAGTCGTCGTGCAATCGATGATCAACGAAGACACCCTGGATATTGAGGGATCAGTTGCCGCGATTCGCCGTCTCCATGAGATCGGCTGTGAAATTGTGCGGGTGACAGTACCCAGTCTGGCCCATGCTTACGCGCTCAAAGATATTAAGCAAAAACTAGCAGAAACCTATCAGCCCGTGCCTTTGGTGGCTGATGTCCATCACAACGGCATGAAGATTGCCCTAGAAGTTGCCAAGCACGTTGATAAAGTCCGAATTAACCCAGGGCTATATGTATTTGAAAAGCCCAAGGCTGACCGCACTGAATACTCCCAAGCCGAGTTTGACGAGATTGGAGCCAAAATTCGCGAAACCCTAGAACCATTGGTTATTTCCTTACGGGACCAAGGTAAGGCAATGCGGATTGGAGTTAATCATGGTTCTTTAGCTGAGCGCATGCTGTTCACCTATGGGGATACCCCTGAAGGCATGGTGGAATCTGCGATCGAGTTTATTCAGATCTGCGAGTCGCTGAATTTTCACAATTTGGTCGTTTCTCTCAAAGCTTCGCGGGTGCCTGTCATGGTGGCAGCTTACCGCCTGATGGCAAAGCGGATGGATGAGTTGGGTATGGATTATCCCCTCCATCTAGGAGTGACTGAAGCAGGGGATGGCGAATACGGTCGCATCAAGTCTACGGCTGGTATAGCGCCGTTGTTAGCCGATGGCATTGGCGATACTATTCGGGTATCTATCACCGAAGCCCCCGAAAAAGAGATTCCGGTTTGTTACAGCATTCTGCAAGCTCTAGGTTTGCGGAAAACGATGGTGGAATATGTCGCCTGTCCTTCCTGCGGGCGTACCCTCTTTAATCTTGAAGAAGTTCTCCACAAAGTTCGTGAAGCAACCAAGCATTTAACAGGACTTGATATTGCAGTGATGGGCTGCATTGTTAACGGCCCCGGTGAAATGGCAGATGCTGACTATGGTTATGTTGGGAAGCAACCTGGCTACATTTCTCTGTACCGAGGGCGAGACGAGATTAAAAAAGTTCCGGAAGATCAAGGCGTTACAGAGTTAATTAATCTGATTAAGGCGGACGATCGCTGGGTTGATCCTTAA
- a CDS encoding S41 family peptidase: MDMTKRALVLGATAVALTAVSITGAGIHLSKSQAFFRESPKEIVDEVWQIIDRNYVDGSFNQVDWKTVRNQYLNRSYSNKEEAYKSIREMLKQLNDPYTRFMDPTEFRNMQIDTSGELTGVGIQLSQDEKTKKLVVVAPIEDTPAAKAGVLAKDTILKIDGKSTEGMDVDKAVTLIRGPVGSQVTLTVLREKEQLEFRLKRDRIEIHPVKYTTQQAPNANIGYIRLSQFSANASSEMRKAIQDLEEKRVDGYILDLRSNPGGLLYSSIEIARMWLNDGAIVSTVDRQGETDRERANRRALTNKPLVVLVDGGSASASEILSGALQDNKRAVLIGTQTFGKGLVQSVRGLGDGSGLAVTIAKYLTPNGVDINKHGIAPDVVIELSDTQREELSRDRDKVGTASDPQYAKALSVLTQRIATQKGTRAESSMR, encoded by the coding sequence ATGGACATGACAAAACGCGCGCTTGTTTTAGGTGCAACAGCAGTTGCACTCACTGCTGTCAGCATCACTGGAGCTGGCATTCATTTATCTAAAAGTCAAGCCTTTTTCCGCGAAAGTCCTAAGGAAATAGTTGACGAAGTTTGGCAAATTATCGATCGCAACTATGTAGACGGCAGTTTTAATCAAGTTGACTGGAAGACAGTTCGCAACCAATATTTGAACCGTTCTTACAGCAATAAGGAAGAAGCTTACAAGTCTATCCGGGAAATGCTCAAGCAGCTGAATGACCCGTACACCCGGTTCATGGACCCGACTGAGTTCCGGAATATGCAGATCGATACGTCAGGCGAACTTACTGGCGTTGGTATCCAGTTGTCTCAGGATGAGAAAACCAAGAAGCTGGTTGTTGTGGCTCCGATCGAAGATACACCTGCCGCTAAAGCTGGAGTGCTTGCCAAAGACACGATTCTCAAAATTGATGGCAAGAGCACCGAAGGGATGGATGTTGATAAGGCTGTGACGTTGATTCGCGGTCCTGTTGGTTCTCAAGTCACCCTGACCGTCTTAAGAGAGAAAGAGCAATTAGAGTTTCGATTGAAGCGCGATCGCATTGAAATTCATCCAGTCAAGTACACCACTCAGCAAGCACCCAACGCTAACATTGGCTATATTCGTCTATCGCAATTTAGCGCCAATGCTTCCTCTGAGATGCGAAAAGCCATCCAGGACCTAGAGGAAAAGCGGGTAGATGGTTACATTCTGGATCTCCGCTCTAACCCAGGTGGTCTGCTCTACTCCAGCATTGAAATTGCTCGCATGTGGTTAAATGATGGCGCGATCGTCTCTACAGTCGATCGACAAGGCGAAACAGATCGTGAAAGAGCTAATCGCCGCGCCTTGACCAATAAACCCCTAGTCGTTTTGGTCGATGGGGGTTCTGCAAGTGCCAGCGAAATTCTGTCAGGCGCTTTGCAAGACAATAAGCGAGCTGTTTTAATTGGGACTCAGACTTTTGGCAAAGGTTTAGTGCAATCTGTCCGAGGTCTAGGCGATGGTTCGGGGTTAGCGGTGACGATCGCTAAATACCTCACTCCTAATGGGGTAGACATCAACAAGCACGGCATTGCTCCCGACGTGGTAATAGAACTCAGTGATACTCAGAGAGAAGAACTGAGCCGCGATCGCGACAAGGTAGGAACAGCTTCAGATCCACAATATGCCAAGGCCTTGTCTGTGCTCACTCAAAGGATTGCCACCCAAAAAGGCACGCGAGCCGAATCTAGTATGCGCTAA
- a CDS encoding DUF565 domain-containing protein: MQNTRLNNLVDGVLGQLGRWLRNPWRRLSVLVISVLFGIFSGTAIPTTTGQAATWDIVAAAVLMAFTEAISRIVYSNRQGVTQSLLLEALNAVKLGLIYGMFIEAFKIGS, translated from the coding sequence ATGCAAAACACCCGCCTAAACAACCTTGTAGATGGAGTGCTGGGTCAGTTGGGACGGTGGTTGCGTAACCCTTGGCGACGGCTATCGGTGCTGGTGATCAGCGTGCTCTTCGGAATCTTCTCAGGGACAGCCATTCCGACTACTACTGGGCAGGCAGCCACGTGGGACATTGTTGCAGCCGCAGTCTTAATGGCGTTTACAGAAGCAATTAGCCGAATTGTTTACAGCAATCGTCAGGGGGTAACACAATCACTGCTGCTAGAAGCTTTAAATGCCGTTAAACTGGGCCTGATTTATGGCATGTTCATTGAGGCATTCAAGATCGGCAGTTAG